The Myxococcaceae bacterium JPH2 genome has a window encoding:
- a CDS encoding acetyl-CoA carboxylase biotin carboxylase subunit: MPKIRKVLVANRGEIAIRVMRTCKELGISTVAVYSEADRSALHVRTADQAYFVGPPPSRESYLVQERILEVAKKSGADAIHPGYGFLSENASFVRACEKAGITFIGPPASAMDAMGEKTRARANMIKAGVPVVPGSTEPFATEGEARDYAQKIGFPIMLKAAGGGGGKGMRRVESLQEFESAWRSAKSEALNAFGNDAVYIEKYLEKPHHVEIQVFADQYGNTIHLNERECSAQRRHQKVVEETPSPILTPELRAKMGEVAVKAAKAVNYVGAGTVEFLVDVHRNFYFLEMNTRLQVEHPVTEWVTGLDLVALQIRAAEGEKLPLLEAPTPNGHSIEVRVYAEDPSRNFMPSPGKITYLRVPGGPNVRDDSGVFPGFTVPNFYDPMISKLSVWAPTRAEAIARAQRALSEYVVKGITTNIRYLKALLAHPEFVGGDYDTSFLTRNHDALMGVEDPRLSEVALLASAVYAYNRDQKRAKTLPSAQGSGSGTGGVSPWRQALRNRR, translated from the coding sequence ATGCCCAAGATCCGCAAAGTGCTCGTCGCCAACCGCGGCGAGATCGCCATCCGGGTAATGCGCACCTGCAAGGAGCTCGGCATCTCCACGGTGGCCGTCTACTCCGAGGCGGACCGCTCCGCGCTCCACGTCCGCACCGCCGACCAGGCGTACTTCGTCGGCCCCCCGCCCTCGCGTGAGAGCTACCTCGTGCAGGAGCGCATCCTCGAGGTCGCGAAGAAGTCCGGCGCGGACGCCATCCACCCCGGCTACGGCTTCCTCTCCGAGAACGCGTCCTTCGTGCGCGCCTGCGAGAAGGCCGGCATCACCTTCATCGGTCCGCCGGCCTCCGCCATGGACGCCATGGGCGAGAAGACTCGCGCCCGCGCCAACATGATCAAGGCCGGCGTGCCCGTGGTGCCCGGCTCCACCGAGCCCTTCGCCACCGAGGGCGAGGCCCGCGACTACGCCCAGAAGATTGGCTTCCCCATCATGCTCAAGGCCGCCGGCGGCGGTGGCGGCAAGGGCATGCGTCGCGTGGAGAGCCTCCAGGAGTTCGAGTCCGCGTGGCGCTCGGCCAAGAGCGAGGCGCTCAACGCCTTCGGCAACGACGCCGTCTACATCGAGAAGTACCTGGAGAAGCCACACCATGTGGAGATCCAGGTGTTCGCGGACCAGTACGGCAACACCATCCACCTGAACGAGCGCGAGTGCTCGGCGCAGCGCCGGCACCAGAAGGTGGTGGAGGAGACGCCCAGCCCCATCCTCACCCCGGAGCTGCGGGCGAAGATGGGCGAGGTGGCGGTGAAGGCGGCCAAGGCCGTCAACTACGTGGGCGCCGGGACGGTGGAGTTCCTGGTGGACGTGCACCGCAACTTCTACTTCCTGGAGATGAACACCCGCCTCCAGGTGGAGCACCCGGTGACGGAGTGGGTCACGGGCCTGGACCTCGTCGCCCTGCAGATCCGCGCCGCCGAGGGCGAGAAGCTGCCGCTGCTGGAGGCCCCCACGCCCAACGGGCACTCCATCGAGGTGCGCGTCTACGCCGAGGACCCCTCGCGCAACTTCATGCCCAGCCCCGGGAAGATTACCTACCTGCGCGTGCCGGGCGGACCGAACGTGCGCGATGACTCGGGCGTGTTCCCGGGCTTCACGGTGCCCAACTTCTACGACCCGATGATCTCCAAGCTGTCCGTGTGGGCGCCCACGCGGGCCGAGGCGATCGCCCGGGCGCAGCGCGCGCTGAGCGAGTACGTGGTGAAGGGCATCACCACCAACATCCGCTACCTGAAGGCGCTCCTGGCGCACCCGGAGTTCGTGGGCGGCGACTACGACACCAGCTTCCTCACGCGCAACCACGACGCGCTGATGGGCGTGGAGGATCCGCGCCTGAGCGAGGTGGCGCTGCTGGCCAGCGCCGTCTACGCGTACAACCGCGACCAGAAGCGCGCCAAGACGCTGCCGAGCGCCCAGGGCTCGGGCTCCGGCACGGGCGGCGTCAGCCCGTGGCGGCAGGCGCTGCGCAACCGTCGCTAG
- a CDS encoding biotin/lipoyl-binding protein: MRYFTKQQGQKEAVPVDLESLGNDRYRLTVNGKTFQVDALALEHGTMSMLVDGQSYSVEFEENGDEVGVLVRGQVTRVDVADERRLRLRAATAGFSVEGKQLITAPMPGKVVKVLVKVGDEVKEGQGLVVVEAMKMENELKSPKAGKVTELFAKEGTAVENNAKLVVVE, from the coding sequence ATGCGTTACTTCACGAAGCAGCAGGGCCAGAAGGAAGCGGTGCCGGTCGACCTGGAGTCGCTGGGGAACGACCGCTACCGGCTCACCGTCAATGGCAAGACGTTCCAGGTGGACGCGCTGGCGCTGGAGCACGGCACCATGTCCATGCTGGTGGACGGGCAGTCGTACAGCGTCGAGTTCGAGGAGAACGGCGACGAGGTGGGCGTGCTGGTGCGCGGGCAGGTGACGCGCGTGGACGTGGCGGACGAGCGCCGGCTGCGGCTGCGCGCGGCCACCGCGGGCTTCTCCGTGGAGGGCAAGCAGCTCATCACCGCGCCCATGCCGGGCAAGGTGGTGAAGGTGCTGGTGAAGGTGGGCGACGAGGTGAAGGAGGGCCAGGGGCTCGTGGTCGTCGAGGCCATGAAGATGGAGAACGAGCTCAAGAGCCCCAAGGCGGGCAAGGTGACGGAGCTGTTCGCCAAGGAAGGCACCGCCGTGGAGAACAACGCCAAGCTCGTCGTCGTGGAGTAG
- a CDS encoding YfbM family protein produces the protein MEMLCTLRSATDAQRQALLTAPGRLEAFLDDEEDFGDARGATFLELDIGEAWHGLQYLLTGTPWEGTAPLDFLVRGGEDVGDIPSDEGTARILAPAQVKHLADALKTLSPATLRQRFDPEALQAQDIYPGTWDEETLEDGVDPLEELLSYFDELRKFAAAVARRGDALLVHIG, from the coding sequence ATGGAGATGCTCTGCACCCTGCGCAGCGCCACGGACGCGCAGCGACAGGCGCTGCTCACTGCCCCCGGGCGGCTGGAGGCCTTCCTCGATGACGAGGAGGACTTCGGCGATGCGCGCGGCGCCACCTTCCTCGAGCTGGACATCGGCGAGGCGTGGCACGGGCTCCAGTACCTGCTGACGGGTACGCCGTGGGAGGGCACCGCGCCCCTCGACTTCCTGGTGCGCGGCGGCGAGGACGTGGGAGACATCCCCTCGGACGAGGGCACGGCGCGCATCCTCGCGCCGGCCCAGGTGAAGCACCTGGCGGACGCGCTGAAGACCTTGAGCCCCGCCACGCTGCGCCAGCGCTTCGACCCGGAGGCGCTGCAGGCCCAGGACATCTACCCGGGCACCTGGGACGAGGAGACGCTGGAGGACGGCGTGGATCCGCTGGAGGAGCTGCTGTCCTACTTCGACGAGCTGCGGAAGTTCGCCGCGGCCGTGGCCCGGCGCGGGGACGCGCTGCTCGTGCACATCGGCTGA
- a CDS encoding TSUP family transporter: MGALTPKACSGASNRPGRWRPGVILGPPPAWWRWTPVDVDISALKLLLLCLAALCAGLVDAIAGGGGLITLPALLTAGLPVHMAFGTNKGQSVFGSFAALVRFARAGLVDGKLAQVTFPSSLLGALMGAGLLLLVKPEVLKPLVLVLLIAVALFLAFRKQPSGAEHPEPTPRARAQAVGALIALVMGTYDGFFGPGVGTFLIVAFSSLLGHSLARASADAKVVNFASNLASMTLFALKGVVLWRVALPMAAAQFSGAWMGAHLAVKGGDRLVRRVVLGVVVALVLKLGRDVLLG, from the coding sequence ATGGGGGCATTGACGCCCAAGGCGTGCTCGGGCGCAAGCAACCGACCAGGACGCTGGAGGCCGGGCGTGATACTCGGGCCGCCGCCTGCGTGGTGGAGGTGGACCCCGGTGGATGTGGACATCAGCGCGCTGAAGCTCCTCCTGCTGTGCCTGGCCGCGCTGTGCGCTGGACTCGTGGATGCCATCGCGGGAGGCGGCGGGCTCATCACCTTGCCAGCGCTGCTGACCGCGGGCCTGCCGGTGCACATGGCCTTTGGCACCAACAAGGGCCAGTCCGTGTTCGGCTCGTTCGCGGCCCTGGTGCGCTTCGCGCGCGCCGGGCTGGTGGACGGGAAGCTGGCGCAGGTGACGTTTCCCTCCAGCTTGCTGGGCGCGCTCATGGGCGCGGGGCTGTTGCTCCTGGTGAAGCCCGAGGTGCTCAAGCCCCTGGTGCTCGTGCTGCTCATCGCGGTGGCCCTCTTCCTCGCCTTCCGCAAGCAGCCCTCAGGGGCGGAGCACCCCGAGCCCACGCCGCGCGCTCGCGCCCAGGCGGTGGGCGCGCTCATCGCGCTCGTGATGGGGACCTACGACGGGTTCTTCGGCCCCGGCGTCGGGACGTTCCTCATCGTCGCGTTCTCGTCGCTCTTGGGGCACTCGCTGGCCCGGGCCTCGGCGGACGCGAAGGTGGTCAACTTCGCCTCCAACCTGGCCTCGATGACGTTGTTCGCGCTGAAGGGCGTGGTGCTGTGGCGCGTGGCGCTGCCCATGGCCGCCGCGCAGTTCTCTGGCGCGTGGATGGGCGCGCACCTGGCCGTGAAGGGCGGCGACCGGCTGGTGCGCCGCGTGGTGCTCGGCGTGGTGGTGGCGCTGGTGCTGAAGCTCGGCCGAGACGTGCTGCTCGGCTGA